One window of Opisthocomus hoazin isolate bOpiHoa1 chromosome 15, bOpiHoa1.hap1, whole genome shotgun sequence genomic DNA carries:
- the DEXI gene encoding dexamethasone-induced protein: protein MPAAVSACLDSLESWALHALLVLPYMFYVGLFFVNVLILYYAFLMEYVVLNVGIVFLPEEMDQALVDLGAFSDPGSALYEMDSELEVFDTYVE from the coding sequence ATGCCCGCCGCTGTCTCGGCTTGCCTGgattcgctggagtcctgggccTTGCATGCGCTGCTGGTGCTGCCCTATATGTTTTACGTCGGCTTGTTCTTCGTCAACGTGCTGATCCTGTACTACGCCTTCCTGATGGAGTACGTCGTCCTCAACGTGGGCATCGTCTTCCTGCCCGAGGAGATGGACCAGGCGCTGGTAGATCTGGGGGCGTTCTCCGATCCCGGCTCCGCACTCTATGAGATGGACAGTGAGCTGGAGGTCTTTGACACCTACGTGGAGTGA